A DNA window from Shewanella baltica contains the following coding sequences:
- the rsmI gene encoding 16S rRNA (cytidine(1402)-2'-O)-methyltransferase: MDQSVALYIVPTPIGNLGDMSSRAIEVLNQVSLIACEDTRHSGKLLSHFGITTKTTALHDHNERARAQWIVDQLAAGQSIALISDAGTPLISDPGYHLVSHVRQSGFNVIPLPGPCAAITALSASGLPSDRFTFEGFLPSKEKARADKLLALKEDPRTLIFYESPHRIEHSLTTMVEVLGGDRHVVMAREVTKTFETFLSGPVSEVLAKVSTDPNQQKGEIVLMVHGYHLSDDEAIPTVAINTLKLLCEELPLKKAAAIAAQIHGLKKNALYKYGLESDL; this comes from the coding sequence ATGGACCAAAGCGTCGCACTCTACATAGTTCCTACTCCCATAGGTAATTTGGGCGATATGAGCTCGCGGGCAATAGAGGTGCTGAATCAGGTTTCATTGATCGCCTGTGAAGACACTCGCCACAGCGGTAAGTTGTTGAGCCACTTCGGCATTACCACTAAAACGACGGCCTTGCATGACCACAACGAGCGTGCGCGTGCCCAGTGGATTGTGGATCAGCTTGCAGCGGGTCAGTCGATAGCATTAATTTCCGATGCGGGTACGCCGTTGATTTCCGATCCTGGTTACCACTTAGTCTCACATGTGCGCCAATCTGGGTTTAATGTGATCCCTTTGCCGGGCCCTTGCGCGGCGATTACTGCCTTAAGCGCCTCTGGTTTGCCATCGGACCGTTTTACTTTTGAAGGTTTTCTGCCCTCAAAAGAAAAAGCCCGCGCCGATAAGTTATTGGCACTGAAAGAAGATCCGCGCACGCTGATATTTTATGAATCACCACACCGCATCGAGCACAGTCTAACGACTATGGTCGAAGTGCTGGGCGGTGATCGCCATGTGGTGATGGCGCGCGAAGTGACGAAAACCTTCGAAACCTTTTTATCTGGCCCAGTTTCAGAAGTGCTCGCTAAAGTGAGTACTGACCCTAATCAGCAGAAGGGCGAAATCGTTCTTATGGTGCATGGCTACCATTTGAGTGATGACGAAGCGATTCCCACGGTCGCCATAAACACGCTCAAACTCTTATGTGAAGAATTGCCATTGAAGAAAGCCGCTGCAATTGCCGCGCAAATTCATGGACTTAAAAAGAATGCCTTGTATAAATACGGCCTAGAGTCTGATTTATAA
- a CDS encoding DUF883 C-terminal domain-containing protein: protein MASSKSVTEQTNSKDNGALNSPTTAKASEVTHHAVDAVAEKAAVAEDTLRKTAASSQETLAHKQEEIKQQLQSSYSKTRELAAQNPLATAGIAFAAGVVLTALLRRR, encoded by the coding sequence ATGGCCAGTTCAAAAAGTGTAACAGAACAAACTAACAGTAAAGATAACGGCGCGTTAAATTCGCCAACCACAGCGAAAGCCAGCGAAGTGACGCATCATGCCGTTGACGCTGTGGCAGAGAAAGCCGCTGTTGCAGAGGATACTTTGCGTAAAACCGCCGCCAGCTCGCAGGAAACACTGGCGCACAAGCAAGAGGAAATCAAACAGCAACTGCAAAGCTCTTACAGTAAAACCCGTGAGCTGGCAGCGCAAAATCCTCTGGCCACCGCCGGGATAGCGTTTGCTGCTGGTGTAGTGTTGACGGCCTTGTTACGCCGTCGCTAA
- a CDS encoding threonine/serine ThrE exporter family protein, with translation MDNDEFIEKRRFIIKLGKALHKFGTPAYRLETHLQTVARTLGIEGYFLISPTSMTFVLQHDTDQEYNHAARVKPGELDLGSLARTDELVDELTSGKRTLAEALDRLEEIANKPNPYGPVLTCFSFGTSAAAFAMLMGTGWNDVFWSGLLGLFVYGLVYRAERSARMAEVLEPFATILCAIAACGIARIDPNINIPVVILSSIIIFIPGLALTLGLAELAARDLISGTARIMDAIMQLFKLYFGAVLGMAIGKAVFGEAIHIEPEGLPRWAIWSAVPILSMALVFIFKARMQDSPWGVLAGIVAFFSAMLGGHYFGDSVGIFFGALAVGIYSNLFARWMKAPASIALLQGIVILVPGSKTYIGLNALISGETMLNQSHIGSQIFLIFMSLIAGLIFANVAVPPRRTL, from the coding sequence TTGGATAACGACGAGTTTATCGAAAAACGCAGATTTATCATCAAGCTAGGCAAGGCATTGCATAAGTTTGGCACACCCGCTTATCGCCTAGAAACCCACTTACAAACCGTTGCGCGCACCTTAGGTATCGAAGGCTACTTCCTTATCTCGCCAACTTCGATGACCTTCGTTTTACAACACGATACAGATCAAGAATATAACCATGCCGCTCGAGTGAAGCCCGGTGAACTCGATTTAGGTTCACTCGCCCGCACTGATGAATTAGTCGATGAATTAACTTCGGGCAAGCGCACTTTGGCCGAGGCCTTAGACCGCTTAGAAGAAATCGCCAACAAACCCAATCCCTATGGCCCAGTGTTAACTTGTTTTTCATTTGGTACTTCTGCCGCCGCCTTCGCCATGTTAATGGGCACAGGTTGGAACGATGTATTTTGGTCGGGGTTATTAGGCTTATTTGTCTATGGCTTGGTATACCGTGCCGAACGCTCGGCACGCATGGCCGAAGTGCTCGAACCCTTCGCCACCATTCTTTGTGCTATCGCCGCCTGCGGCATAGCGCGCATCGATCCCAACATTAATATCCCAGTGGTGATCCTCTCCTCGATCATTATTTTTATTCCCGGCTTAGCCTTAACCTTAGGTCTGGCCGAACTCGCTGCGCGGGATTTGATTTCCGGCACGGCGCGCATCATGGATGCGATTATGCAATTGTTTAAACTGTACTTTGGTGCAGTGCTCGGCATGGCGATTGGTAAAGCCGTGTTTGGCGAAGCGATTCATATCGAGCCAGAAGGCTTGCCGCGCTGGGCAATTTGGTCGGCGGTGCCGATTTTATCTATGGCATTAGTGTTTATCTTCAAGGCACGGATGCAAGATTCACCTTGGGGCGTATTAGCTGGAATTGTGGCGTTTTTCTCGGCCATGCTCGGCGGACATTATTTTGGTGATTCGGTGGGCATTTTCTTTGGCGCCTTGGCTGTCGGGATTTACTCCAACCTCTTCGCCCGCTGGATGAAAGCTCCCGCCTCCATCGCCCTGTTGCAAGGCATAGTGATCTTAGTGCCCGGCAGTAAAACCTATATCGGACTCAATGCCTTAATCTCAGGTGAGACCATGCTCAATCAATCCCATATTGGCTCGCAAATCTTTTTGATTTTTATGTCGCTGATCGCGGGATTGATTTTTGCCAACGTCGCCGTGCCGCCAAGGCGAACATTGTAA
- a CDS encoding MAPEG family protein, with protein MSLMVTGLYASLTGLLIVALAYRVVKLRRGQKIGLGDGGNNALALANRVHVNLIENAPIVLILMLVAEAGGLPVFYLHCFGTVWIVARLLHAIGLTQGQGGYHFGRFWGVLLTWLVIISLALVNLLHFAQGLGKGL; from the coding sequence ATGTCTTTGATGGTAACGGGTCTTTACGCTAGCCTCACAGGGCTATTAATTGTCGCTTTGGCTTATCGAGTCGTGAAATTGAGGCGAGGTCAGAAAATCGGCCTAGGCGATGGGGGTAACAATGCGCTCGCCTTAGCGAATCGTGTCCATGTCAACCTGATCGAAAATGCGCCTATCGTATTGATTCTCATGCTGGTGGCCGAAGCCGGTGGCTTACCTGTATTTTATCTCCATTGCTTTGGGACTGTGTGGATAGTGGCGCGCCTACTCCATGCTATCGGCTTAACCCAAGGCCAAGGGGGTTATCATTTTGGGCGTTTCTGGGGCGTATTGCTCACTTGGCTAGTGATTATCAGTTTGGCGCTGGTGAATTTGCTGCATTTTGCCCAAGGTTTAGGAAAGGGTCTCTAG
- a CDS encoding YgiQ family radical SAM protein yields MQVESTLFSHPKYWATGDSTAPFLPMSRKEMDKLGWDSCDIIIVTGDAYVDHPSFGMAVIGRMLEAQGYRVGIISQPDWSSKDAFMQLGRPNLFFGVTAGNMDSMINRYTADRRLRSDDAYTAGDIGGKRPDRAVTVYTQRCKEAFKDVPVIIGGIEASLRRIAHYDYWSDKVRRSVIFDAKADILMYGNAERPLVEVARRLAAGEPISSLHDVRGTAVIRKEPLPEWRGMDSRKIDQLHKIEPLPNPYGADDVGCANLSGPSDVKIFDNEAPKPISVQPPKPKPWDKTYVLLPAFEKVSEDKYLYAHASRILHQEQNPGCARALFQPHGDRAVWVNPPAWPLNTDEMDAVFDLPYQRIPHPIYGKEKIPAYDMIKTSINIMRGCFGGCSFCSITEHEGRIIQSRSQESIVKEIKDIQEKVPGFTGVISDLGGPTANMYRLGCTSEKAEKTCRRLSCVFPSICGHLGTDHKHTIDLYRAARAVPGIKKVLIASGVRYDLAIEDPAYVKELVQHHVGGYLKIAPEHTEEGPLSKMMKPGMGAYDKFKELFDKFSKEAGKEQFLIPYFISAHPGTTDEDMVNLALWLKERKFKLDQVQNFYPSPMANATTIYHTELNSLKNVKHTSEVVSVPKKGRQRRLHKALLRYHDPAGWPLIREGLTAMGREDLIGNSPHQLVPPEGRNERGPKWMKDANQGQKAFTRFSGNQFDDRKGDGKSKGAAKGGAQAGAESKPAAKGGKPAANAAKPAGAKPTGSKPSGAHSSRPGAKAPFGQSGFKAGGAQAKSGSQAKGGSPSKSGGKPAGKPSQGRQQAK; encoded by the coding sequence ATGCAAGTTGAATCCACACTCTTTAGTCATCCCAAGTATTGGGCTACAGGCGATAGCACTGCGCCTTTCTTACCTATGTCCCGCAAGGAGATGGATAAGCTTGGCTGGGATAGCTGTGACATTATCATAGTCACAGGCGACGCTTATGTGGATCACCCAAGCTTTGGCATGGCGGTGATCGGCCGTATGTTAGAGGCCCAAGGTTACCGAGTCGGTATTATTTCCCAGCCCGATTGGTCGAGCAAAGACGCCTTTATGCAATTGGGCCGCCCGAACCTGTTTTTTGGCGTCACCGCCGGCAACATGGATTCGATGATCAACCGTTACACCGCTGACCGCCGTTTACGTTCTGACGATGCTTATACCGCGGGCGATATTGGCGGTAAGCGCCCAGATCGCGCCGTGACTGTGTACACTCAGCGTTGTAAAGAAGCCTTTAAAGATGTGCCTGTGATCATTGGCGGTATTGAAGCCAGTTTACGCCGCATCGCCCATTACGATTATTGGTCGGACAAAGTGCGTCGCAGTGTGATTTTCGATGCCAAGGCCGACATTCTTATGTATGGCAACGCCGAGCGTCCTTTAGTTGAAGTGGCTCGCCGCTTAGCTGCGGGTGAACCTATTAGCTCGTTGCACGATGTGCGCGGCACAGCGGTTATCCGTAAAGAGCCGCTGCCCGAATGGCGCGGTATGGACTCGCGCAAGATTGACCAACTGCACAAGATAGAGCCGCTGCCGAATCCTTACGGCGCCGATGATGTGGGTTGTGCTAACTTGTCTGGCCCGTCGGATGTGAAGATATTCGATAACGAAGCCCCTAAGCCAATTAGCGTTCAACCGCCTAAACCTAAGCCATGGGATAAAACCTATGTGCTGCTGCCAGCGTTTGAAAAAGTCTCTGAAGACAAATATTTATATGCCCATGCTTCACGGATTTTGCACCAAGAGCAAAACCCAGGTTGTGCCCGTGCGTTATTTCAACCCCATGGCGATCGCGCCGTTTGGGTGAATCCGCCCGCATGGCCGCTCAATACCGATGAGATGGATGCGGTATTCGATTTGCCCTATCAGCGCATTCCTCATCCTATCTATGGCAAGGAAAAAATCCCTGCCTATGACATGATCAAGACGTCTATCAACATCATGCGTGGCTGTTTTGGTGGTTGTTCTTTCTGCTCGATTACCGAGCATGAAGGCCGAATCATTCAGAGTCGTTCACAAGAATCGATTGTTAAAGAAATCAAAGATATTCAGGAAAAAGTGCCAGGCTTTACTGGGGTAATTTCAGATTTAGGCGGCCCTACCGCCAACATGTACCGTTTAGGTTGTACTAGCGAAAAGGCCGAAAAAACCTGTCGCCGTCTTTCTTGTGTGTTCCCATCGATTTGCGGCCACTTAGGCACAGATCATAAACACACTATCGACTTGTACCGCGCGGCGCGTGCTGTACCTGGCATCAAGAAAGTATTGATCGCCTCTGGCGTGCGTTACGACTTGGCGATCGAAGATCCGGCCTACGTTAAAGAGTTAGTGCAGCACCATGTGGGCGGCTACTTAAAAATCGCCCCTGAGCATACCGAAGAAGGTCCGCTCAGCAAGATGATGAAACCCGGCATGGGCGCCTACGATAAGTTTAAAGAATTGTTCGACAAGTTTTCTAAGGAAGCGGGCAAAGAGCAGTTCTTGATCCCTTACTTTATTTCGGCGCATCCGGGCACGACCGACGAAGACATGGTGAACTTAGCGCTGTGGTTGAAGGAGCGTAAGTTCAAGCTCGACCAAGTGCAGAACTTCTATCCGTCACCGATGGCGAATGCGACCACGATTTATCATACCGAGTTAAACTCGCTGAAAAACGTCAAGCACACCAGTGAAGTGGTATCAGTGCCGAAGAAAGGGCGCCAACGTCGTCTGCACAAAGCATTGCTGCGTTATCACGATCCTGCGGGGTGGCCATTGATCCGTGAAGGGTTAACTGCCATGGGGCGTGAAGACTTGATCGGCAATAGCCCACATCAATTAGTGCCGCCAGAAGGTCGAAATGAGCGCGGACCTAAGTGGATGAAAGATGCCAACCAAGGCCAAAAAGCCTTTACGCGCTTCTCGGGTAATCAGTTTGATGACCGCAAGGGCGATGGCAAATCTAAAGGTGCGGCTAAAGGCGGCGCGCAAGCTGGTGCTGAATCAAAACCGGCCGCAAAAGGTGGAAAACCTGCAGCGAATGCTGCTAAGCCAGCAGGAGCTAAACCAACTGGCTCTAAACCTAGCGGAGCTCATTCGAGCCGTCCTGGAGCGAAAGCGCCTTTCGGACAGTCTGGTTTTAAGGCGGGAGGTGCTCAAGCTAAAAGCGGTTCTCAGGCTAAAGGTGGAAGTCCATCAAAAAGTGGTGGTAAACCTGCAGGTAAGCCATCCCAAGGTCGCCAACAGGCTAAGTAA
- the gntR gene encoding gluconate operon transcriptional repressor GntR — MNKKRRPTLQDVADQVGITKMTVSRYLKNPTRVAQSTQEKIAIALETLGYIPNRAPEILAQATSRAIGVLVPSLTNQVFAEVLRGIENVTGKRGYQTMLAHYGYQAELEEERVASLLSYNIDGLLLSESYHTPRTVRMIETAGIPVIEMMDSVSPSIQQCVGFDNTAAAYEMVKAMIAQGYRHIAYLGARMDIRTQLKMRGYELAMQEAKLTPLTMTTNEASSFSLGASLLQQTLAKYPYVDSFFCTNDDLAAGVIFECQRQGIKIPEQIGVAGFHGHDIGQSMTPKLASIITPRKEIGRIAATELLDRLNGKEIAASVIDLGYRIDLGETL, encoded by the coding sequence ATGAATAAAAAGCGTAGACCCACTCTTCAAGACGTTGCCGATCAAGTTGGGATCACCAAAATGACGGTGAGCCGCTATTTAAAAAATCCAACAAGGGTGGCGCAAAGCACTCAAGAAAAGATAGCTATCGCGCTAGAAACCTTAGGTTATATACCTAATCGCGCTCCGGAAATTTTGGCGCAAGCGACCAGCCGCGCCATTGGCGTGTTAGTGCCGTCGTTAACCAACCAAGTGTTTGCTGAAGTGCTGCGCGGTATCGAGAATGTTACCGGCAAACGAGGTTATCAAACCATGCTGGCTCACTACGGATATCAAGCTGAATTGGAAGAGGAGCGGGTGGCATCACTGCTTTCTTACAATATTGATGGCTTACTTTTATCCGAAAGTTACCACACGCCGCGTACCGTGCGAATGATTGAAACGGCCGGCATTCCGGTCATTGAAATGATGGATAGTGTGTCGCCTTCGATTCAACAGTGTGTGGGTTTCGATAACACAGCGGCTGCATACGAAATGGTTAAGGCCATGATTGCACAAGGCTATCGCCACATTGCTTACTTAGGTGCGCGCATGGATATTCGCACTCAGCTTAAGATGCGAGGCTACGAGTTAGCGATGCAGGAAGCCAAGCTCACACCTTTGACGATGACCACTAATGAGGCTTCATCGTTTTCCTTGGGGGCGTCGTTATTGCAACAAACCTTAGCGAAATATCCCTATGTGGATAGCTTTTTCTGCACTAACGATGATTTGGCTGCGGGGGTGATATTTGAGTGTCAAAGACAAGGCATCAAGATCCCAGAACAAATAGGCGTTGCAGGGTTTCATGGCCATGATATAGGGCAATCCATGACGCCAAAATTGGCGAGCATTATTACCCCAAGAAAGGAGATCGGTCGAATTGCTGCCACAGAGTTATTAGACAGGTTAAATGGCAAAGAGATAGCAGCATCGGTTATCGATCTGGGTTATCGCATTGATCTAGGGGAAACATTGTAG